The following nucleotide sequence is from Cercospora beticola chromosome 2, complete sequence.
TTTGGTAGCAACTAGCGTCGCCACCAGATATGTATGTTGGATGCAAAGAGAGGAGAGCTGAGGAAGGATGCCTACCTGATGACATGTTCTTGCAGCATATTAGCTCCTGTTGTCGCACAGGCGAAAGGCGGGTTGCAGTGTGGCCAAGCATCTAGAGGGCAAGAATAGATCCTTCGTTGATCAACACCGCCTGTCGCGACCAATCTCCGCTGCGGACTAGTCACATCCAACAACGCCAATGCGGTAGCACTGCCAGGCTGGGCCGAGATCGGTATGGAAGTGGTATGCTTCGCTCGTCGTTCGTTCTTTCATGGTGATTTGCAGCTCAGGTGGCTGGTGGGTCATGCCGACTTCGAGACTCTCTAGCTGATGCTGTGAGCAATATATGTAGAACGCTTCTTGTGGACTTCTCAGTACGTCTCCGGATGTGCTTCGGTGCTCCCACGTGCTGCGTCGTTAGCGCGGAGCGGCTGAGGATCCTACGAATCCTTCAGCTCATCGTGCAAGGGCAAAGTTCTGGAGGTGAGTGGATCCTGAGGCAGGAATCTTGACCACACACGGCTTCCTCTCTTGTGCAGAGGTTGCGACCGAGAGGGCACATCAAGACGGTATCCACGATCGCGTCTCCAAAGCAGTGCTGGAGATAGCCAGACAGACAGGCCGTTGATTCTGGCTGGTCCGGGATCGAAGAGTGGTCTGGAAAGCTCACAGGACACGAAGTGCATGGCCGTCTCGTCATGATTGCAGCTACAAGTACGGAGGACCATACGGGTCATATGAAAAAATGACCAGGATGCCCATCGAAAGGGGATCATTCCGCCGAACGCCGAGTGAAGATACGAAACGCGTAGGCGTGGCGAACGTTTCACATTGCCTCGCATTAATACAAAGCAATCTTCCGCCTCGTACAACACCACAATGGACTCAACAGATCTCCCGCGCGTCGACGACATTTCTCCGTCCACTGGGCTATATCTACTGAAAATGCTGTTCCTGCATCCTCCCTCACTGCTTGTTGTTGTCCAAGCTTTTCCAAGATGAGAGCTTCGCAGACATTGTCTTACTTTCTGGGCCTGGCGCCCACTGTGCTGGCACAGTTTGGATTCACTGAGGAGAGCGACACTTTCATTGTTAATTCGGGCGGCGACAATTCCCTGGTCACGACTATTCGCAAGTCCGACTGCGATGTGCGGTCGCTAGTGTATCAAGGAACAGAGCTTCAAGGTCCCCAGGATCAAGGCACACATATCGGATCGGGGCTTGGCAGCGCAAATGTCACTGTTGAAGCCGTAGGCGGTAGGCATCCGCTGTTCAGTTTTGCTGTATGATACAGTAATCTGACCTTTTCGCAGACAAATATGTCAAAGTCACATGCAATGCCGGTACCTTGACACAATACATTGTGGTCGTCTCGGGTCAGAGCAATCTGTACATGGCAACACACATCACAGCAGAACCACAAATTGGCGAACTTCGTTACCTGGCGCGTCTCGACAGCGCCAAATTGCCTGACGAGTACCCGTTCGGCAACCACTCGCACACGGCTGGAAGCACCGAAACGATCGAAGGTTCCGATGTCTTCATCGTAGATGGCGAGACTCGAAGCAAATTCTACTCTTCTCAACGCTTCATCGATGACCACGTCCATTGTGTTGCTGGGCCAGATGCGCATGCCTGTTTCGTCAAGCCTCAGTACGAATCATCCTCTGGTGGACCTTTCTTCCGCGACATCAATTCAAACAATGGCGGCGTGTACACTTCGCTGTCCTTCTATATGAACAGTAATCATGCTCAAACGGAGAAATACCGCATGGGACTGCATGGACCTTATGCACTCACCTTCACAGCAAGCGAAATCCCGAAATTGGAGGACTTTGACTTTTCTTTCTTCGCTGATTTGGACATTGAAGGCTACGTCCCAGAATCTGGCCGCGGCTATGTCGCTGGCGCTGTCAGCGGGATTGCTGATGATGACCAGGCCGTAGTGCACTGGTTCAACACGGAGGCGCAATATTGGACTTATGCCGCCGACGGTAACTTCACCTCCCCAGCAATGAAGCCTGGTACATACACCATGAAGCTCTATCAAACAGAACTGGAAGCCGCCTCACAGAATGTAACCGTCACAGCGGGCTCGGAGACATCCAGCGATATTGCGAGCGGATTGAAAGAACCTGCAACGCGGCTGTGGACGATCGGAAAATGTGATGGCCAGCCTACCGGATTCCGCAATGCGGACAAACAGCTTCGCATGCATCCTTCTGACCTACGTATGGAATCCTGGGGTCCGCTCACGTACACAGTGGGCTCATCGTCAGACAACGACATGGCTATGGCACTCTTCAAAGCCGTTGGCAGCCCTCAGACCATCGCCTTCGATCTAGAGGATGCAGGAGCAGCCACACTTCGCATTCGCACCACGCTCGCTTTTGCTTCGGGAAGACCACAGGTCAAGGTCAATGAGTGGAATGCTCCCGCGCCTGCGGCTCCAGTGAAGATCGACAGCCGTGGTGTCACTAGAGGGGCTTATCGCGGCTTTGGAGAAGCGTACGAATTCGAGATTCCAGAAGGGACACTTGCTGGTGGTAATAACACCATCGAAATTAGTGTTGCTTCAGGCAGCTCTGGGGCAGAATTCTTGTCGCCAAACTTCGTAAGTTGTCTCGCATTTCATCGATTTTCTCCTAGCATCAACACTGACCTTCAAACAGATTTTGGACTGCATCGAGCTGTACCGCTAGACTCTACTTGCGATCATCTGTTAGAACCCATAATATATTTTCCCTGTTGTGTCAGCTTGCTTGCTTACCATCCAGTGGAGCTTACTACCACATGTGCGTGGCGCAAAATAGCCGATTCCTGCATCGACCAGGGTATACATATCCCAGCTGAGCTTGTACGTCACTATCAGTCACTGTCATGAAAATGATCACATGCCGTGCATACTACAATTTCTACATATCAGCAATAGCAAAATTATTCCTTCATCGTGCCCCCAAAAattgtgctgttgctgccgccGCACCTGTTTTTTCTGCGCAAAGTGTACCAAGCCTCCCGCCCCACCCAGCCAGATGATCCTGCCACGACAATGGGCATCCCATATAGTAAACAGATAAATGCCGCTTTCGAGGTGCGCTCTCCTTCATTGCTGGCACCGACTTCCACAGATTGGctgaagtagtagtaggaagTCACACCCCTCGTAGCAGAAGGCTTTGAAGTCCTACAAACAACACGCAACATCACTTTCCTCTTGGCAGAAATTCAAGTCATCACAGTTTTTATGCTCTTTTTCATCCTCATTGCTCTTTGCATGTTACTCATCACATGTAATCCCGATTTGGAGCGTGAGAGACAAGCAATTGTGACGCCAGTTCTGAGATGGTCTGCTGGGTGGATCATGAGTAGTGAAGGGAAATTAAGGATTGGGCTTGTGATTGTTTTCGGGTTGTTGATTGGTGGTGGGATTGGGTATGGGCATTATTGGGCGTATtttctggagaagaagaagggtggtGAGGGTAcggaggagggagagaggGTTGAGGAGGCGGGTGGAAAAGATGTTGAGAGGATTAAGGAGGGCAAGGCGGATCAGTGAAGGACCGATGTGGCGAGACGTGGAGCGTAGTGATGATCGTTGGCAATAGATGGAACGTGGGCTCAGAATAGATTGGAGATGGTGTTTAGCGACTTGTCAGCTTCAGGATCTTGATCATCGGTGCATTTCCACCAATCTCGCCCCTGATATTCTTACATGCGCGGGGATGATTTCATCTGCAAGAAGTAGGTGAGCCATCGCTTGGGGTGCTTTCAATCAGCCTCTGCTTCCGACATGGCTTGCAGAAGGGTCAGAGAGAAGACATAGGGCATGGCGCAGTGCATCTAGGTAGGAGTCACGGAAGGGTCTGAACAGGCGAGTTGCCTAGAACCAAGGCCGTGAAAGCAATGACCTTGCGATGCCCTTGGCCAGCGTGGAGCAGCTGCTTACTGGTATACTTCCACCAATCATACACCTGATGTTTTCGCTGTTGCTATACATGCATTTGTAGATGCTCGCCTCCAGCGCCATCAGGGGAGTCTTAATTTCGGTACGGCTTCGACAAGGACAGAGGAGATGGACGTGGTACGGCCAGGCATAGGAGCTCGGACAGAGCGATATATCATATATCACTTACCAGTCAATCTTCTCAGAGCCACGATCGAACGTGCAATGATCTGCTATTGAACCTGCGACGCCGAGCCTCTTGGGAGTATCAGCGTCGACCTTGTGGAACGCGGAGCAGAGTGGCGATGGAACATCGAGTGCAAAAGCAGCCTCCATTATTCACGTTGACAAATTAGCAATGGATGAGGCTCGCAGAAGAGGCCAACGCATCGAAAAGTCGAGTGCACTGCACTGAGTGAGCGATGCGTCCAAAATTCATCGTCTGACGATGGAGCTGAGCCCTGAGTGCCATAACGTACGCTCAAAGACGGTGGTCAATGCTGTGGTCGGTAGAAGAGCGGTGTCAGCGGCACCGAGATATTGCTGCAAATACCGCCACCCTTAGTAGCAGTAAGGCCAAGTGAATAGATTGACGGTGGAGAATCTGCCACATGGTTGCACTTGCTCGCCGTATTCCTCGTATCTCGTTAAACAATGTGAGAAGCATGAAGCTGGTCCGTGCCTTGAACCGCGAGGTCGAACGTATTTCGCGTCCATAGAGGCGACGTGTGAGCGCACACTATGCTCACTTGGCACCGTCTCATCCATGCATCATTCACCATCTGGCAGTGTTGGCATCACCACAGGCGCGAAAATAGTTTCACCGCGTCGGCGTCCTTTGTgtcttcttagaagtatTGAAGGATGCCCTCAGGGTGCCCCCACGGATCATGCTGAATGCTGGTCCAGCGATTACGCTAGCAGTGAGGAGTAAGAGCTTACCGTCGACCATGTGGTTTGCCAGAAGCTCATGCACGTCAACGAATTGAGGAGCTCGAAGGTAGGTGAGTGAAGATGTAACCGGAAGGGGGCTGAAACGACCGAGGCGCAGCATGCTGTACGTAATGAATGCACCGGTAGGCCGTCGCAGCGAAGAATGTGAACACATTCAAGTAGGCTGCATTCGTCCCAGGAATTTCATGCTGTGCGACAAGCGCTTGCATAGAAATTTCAGCCTCGGAGCCACTAAGCTTCATGCACCCCAACAGTATAGTTTGCGGAGGCGATGCACCCCAGTCTGATATATAGCGCTGCGAACTTGTAACAGCAACTTTCGGCGTCGAAAGCCCCGAGCAACCGGGGCAATGTTGATCTTTTGACACTTCGGCTACGGCGACGCTATGTTGGTGTCGGTGGTAGAACTTTAGCCCAGGCGAGCTCGGTTACAGCAAAAGCGACGATACCAACAGCCAGAAGCGATCGATAGCGGAGGTGCAGGCTTGTTGTACAGTAGCCAGTGCGGTGTTTCAAGAACGAGAAGCTTTATCTTTTCTGCAATTCACTCTGTCACTTCTCATACCACGTGTTGTGGTTGAATGGAAAGCGACAGCGTTATCGGAGTGTCGATCTTTTTTGCTTGGCATATCCTACCGTCCGGTTGGTGTGCCCGATGTAGAAGGTGTGGAGTCTGACTGACGAGTGACAACACAACTAGACTTTTCGGATACACCGCCAAGCGTCTTGCCATCGGACCGTTTCAGCTAGATGCATTTATATGCGTTCCGAGGAATTTTCTCGTCGAGCGCATACCACGCGGTGGGACAGATAGATGGACGACGCCTTGAACATGGCACCGGTAAGCGGTCAAGGCTCTTCGATATGAGGGCATGACACTCGGTGACACCATCGTCGGGCCTGGCCAGGTAGCAGATCTGGCGATGATTCGTGGAAGAAGCGTCCCTTTTTGTTGTCGCCCTGAGGAAGTCATGCGCACGTCCAGATACACTTTGCTCCACAAAGCTTTGTGCTGTAGGTCAACGCTGGCGCGGACCAAATCTAGTTACCGTGCCGTTTCGATGTGCAAGCAACGACATGAAGGACCCTCCAATACTGGTTAGCGACAGATAATGGTTGCATTGTCACATTCTTGGCTGTTTCGTGCGAAGTCGCCACGAGAGTTTTCCGTCGTTGAAGTTACTCCGTCAGCAATATGTGATGCTTTTGGCGGCAGCTGAATCGATGTCGTTGCGGAGGTATGGCAGATGGGGGTCATTGTCCgtgtgaggaagaggagtatAAGACTGCGATGTTCGCGACACTCTGCTCGTTCATCAGTCAAGAGAACAACACAGTAACATCACCACCAAGCAATCGCACCGAGTAACTGCCTCAAGCAATCAACATGAAGTTCTCCAGCACTCTTCCTTTGGCGTTCGCCGCCCTCAGCGCTGCTCAGACGCTCAACATTCCTACCCGCGTTGGCAGCATCGTCTCCCTCAGCTCTCCATCGGTCATCTCTGGAAGCAAGGACTTTGGCAACAAAGAGTACGACCGTGGTCGGGACTGCGATACCGATGACGACACTGGCAGCGAAAGCGCTGTCTTCATCCTAGAGAACGGAGCTACTCTGAGCAACGTGAGTTCATGTCCTGCCCGCGAGGGACAAAAGGTGTCGACGAGAAAATCGCTGTTGACATGTTTGCTTGCAGGTCATCATCGGTGCCCGCCAGCTCGAGGGTGTCCACTGCAAGGGAGCTTGCACGCTCAAGAACGTCTGGTTCCGCGACGTCTGCGAGGGTGAGTTGAACGCAGTCTCTCGATGAACGCTCGTGCTGATGAGTACTAGACGCCGTGTCCGCGCTCGGAACTGGTAACGTCCTCATCGAAGGCGGTGGTGCTCAGTCCGCCCCCGACAAGGTCGTGCAGCACAATGGCCGTGGCACTGTCACCATTCGCGGCGGTACCTACGTCAACATCGGCAAGCTGTACCGCGCCTGCGGCAACTGCTCCAACAACGGAGGTCCTCGCAAGGTCATCATTGAGAATGTCAAGGTCAACGGCGTCTCCAGCGATCTTGCTGGCGTAAGTCTTATTCCGAGGTTGCTTCATTTCAGAATTCTAACCCAATCCCAGATCAACGCCAACTACGGCGACACTGCCACCATCTCGGGCTCTTGCggcaagtcgaagaagacgtgCCAGCAGTACATCGGCGTCGAGAAGGGCAACGGCGAGAGCCCCAAGGATGCCGGAACTGGCAGCTGCCTCGGTGCCCAGGGCAAGCTCAGCAGCCTGCCTGCTTGTTAGACGAGCACTCTGCAGGACCAGAGTAAGAGAGAGTCCTGGAGACTCCGACCGTAGTATCGCCAGAAGAGATCCGTAGCATAGCAAGTACACGAAGGCTGTGTCAGCAGGATGTCCATGTGCATGAGGTCTCCTGAACCTGCCCCACGCGCTGGCTGATGCCAAGCCGTCAGTTATCTGATTGGTTCGGCTCAGGGGAAAATGGTTGCCGAGCCGACCACATGTTCCGTGCTCCACACTCCTTCTTTACAACTTCATCCCATACTTGCACTCGTGGTGTTATATTCCGCTAAATCAAGCTTACTCTCCTACTGTAGCATCAGCCCCAGTATATCGAAAATCCAAGCAGAGATGCGAATCGACAACACGGTATATCGTTCCACGCAACGGCGCTCTCCGCACACAAGGCTCGCATATGGGATCGCCATCGCTTCACTGCATTCGCCGCCCCACTGGCCGCCCCCGATACTCGGAAGTAATTTGGACATAGGCGAACCACGTGGAATATtgaggagaagcgcaagcgagGCATTGCTTAACTTGATCACACCATTATCAGCGAGGGCCCTCAggtgtcgtcttcgtctcttATCATCAACTGCGTCCCGAAGTCTCAACAAACTTGCCTGGCCCACTTCAAGACTCCAAGCACTTGCAGATCGACGATTTCAACAGAGGTGCATGAGAGCCCAATTGCGATAGAAGTCCGGAGAGGGGCCGGACTTCATTCGTGTGCGTGGCCGTTGCGGATCGTAGCGGAGCCTAAACGAATGTCCTGTCCACACCATACCGTTCTGTGAAGTACGTTTGACGGGCTCAAACCGCTCGAATCATGGCTATGGCGATCAGAGCGCGATATTAAGCACGAGGAGAAAATTACACTCACGGGTTTCCTTGTACAACGCACGGCCAAAAGCGACTCTGCGCCACGAGAGGACCTGTAGTTTCCGTGCTCTGAGGAGATTGTGTGCTATGATCTCGGCCCTCCGGAGAACGATGAAGCCGAAGGACCATATTCTGatctttcttcgcttcgTCGCACTGCCGACACGACCTCTCCATGACTCTAGCCCGTCGAAAGCTCATCGGAGGTGTTGTCGTCAGCGACTTCGTCGATCAAGGAGGGCAACAGCCTCCAAAGCATCCGTCGAAGTCAATTTTCTTTCACCACCCGTCAGGTCTTCCACGTGGCTAATTCCTCTACGAATGAGCGGAAGGTCATATGCATGATCTGCGATCTCCGTTACCTGCAAAGACCAATCCATCGCAATGGCAACAAACGTACGAAGCCAGAAAAGAATAAAATCGTAGCCCTCGCTGAAGATCCAGCTGCGAAGCATTTTGGCGGCGGTCCATCAATACTCCAGAAAGACCAGGTCAATATGTTCAAGTGACGAAGTTATATTGTGCCGCCGCTGAAGCCGCGGCCTATGCGCAAGACCGTCTGTTTCTTCGAGACTGACCGGCTCCGATAGGTGCATCGACAGTTGTCTCCCATCCTTAGCAACTCGGGCCAAGGTTCCGCCAAACACATATTTGATATTGACACAGACGGCGAAGAGCATTGTCGAGTGATCACAGTTCTTCTCTGGTGACAAGGCTGAAGTAGATGCGCATCGTTGTCTTGGTTCCTTAAGCTGTTGAGAACTTGCAGTATCTGACGTAAGCAGCCATTGTGTTCACTTGTTTGCTAAAAGTGGGTCCTCCAAGCCGTCCGTCCCAGAAATAAAGTAGAGAAAACACTTCTGTTGCACAACTAATATCATCCACACACTTGACTCGGAAGCATCACTTGTTCATCTCAGATACCTTTGCTGCAACTTGGACGACTGAACTGGAGAGGCGAAAAACATGACGGCGTTGTTGG
It contains:
- a CDS encoding uncharacterized protein (antiSMASH:Cluster_5~CAZy:PL3) is translated as MKFSSTLPLAFAALSAAQTLNIPTRVGSIVSLSSPSVISGSKDFGNKEYDRGRDCDTDDDTGSESAVFILENGATLSNVIIGARQLEGVHCKGACTLKNVWFRDVCEDAVSALGTGNVLIEGGGAQSAPDKVVQHNGRGTVTIRGGTYVNIGKLYRACGNCSNNGGPRKVIIENVKVNGVSSDLAGINANYGDTATISGSCGKSKKTCQQYIGVEKGNGESPKDAGTGSCLGAQGKLSSLPAC
- the ASD1 gene encoding aspartate-semialdehyde dehydrogenase-like protein (CAZy:PL4~antiSMASH:Cluster_5) — its product is MRASQTLSYFLGLAPTVLAQFGFTEESDTFIVNSGGDNSLVTTIRKSDCDVRSLVYQGTELQGPQDQGTHIGSGLGSANVTVEAVGDKYVKVTCNAGTLTQYIVVVSGQSNLYMATHITAEPQIGELRYLARLDSAKLPDEYPFGNHSHTAGSTETIEGSDVFIVDGETRSKFYSSQRFIDDHVHCVAGPDAHACFVKPQYESSSGGPFFRDINSNNGGVYTSLSFYMNSNHAQTEKYRMGLHGPYALTFTASEIPKLEDFDFSFFADLDIEGYVPESGRGYVAGAVSGIADDDQAVVHWFNTEAQYWTYAADGNFTSPAMKPGTYTMKLYQTELEAASQNVTVTAGSETSSDIASGLKEPATRLWTIGKCDGQPTGFRNADKQLRMHPSDLRMESWGPLTYTVGSSSDNDMAMALFKAVGSPQTIAFDLEDAGAATLRIRTTLAFASGRPQVKVNEWNAPAPAAPVKIDSRGVTRGAYRGFGEAYEFEIPEGTLAGGNNTIEISVASGSSGAEFLSPNFILDCIELYR
- a CDS encoding uncharacterized protein (antiSMASH:Cluster_5); the protein is MGIPYSKQINAAFEEVTPLVAEGFEVLQTTRNITFLLAEIQVITVFMLFFILIALCMLLITCNPDLERERQAIVTPVLRWSAGWIMSSEGKLRIGLVIVFGLLIGGGIGYGHYWAYFLEKKKGGEGTEEGERVEEAGGKDVERIKEGKADQ